One Vigna unguiculata cultivar IT97K-499-35 chromosome 7, ASM411807v1, whole genome shotgun sequence genomic region harbors:
- the LOC114191965 gene encoding uncharacterized protein LOC114191965, which translates to MLGTGLNFGRARGEDRFYSPAKARRPFHTMENDKLRRAHSDVTGRDKSVDLGNRVPENRVGSDEEEAKKSGAVPSCEPVVTRLSNLERFLQAITPSVPAQYLPKRTTRGLRACDEESQPYFVLGDLWESFREWSAYGAGVPLVLNDKDSVVQYYVPYLSGIQIYSQNVKPTVKSRQLGEDSDSDFRDSSSDGSSDCEPLHGRGLKYMREQRNLPYLSDEVPQRMSRLSLRDQNSLPQDGFSSDDGDSVNPQGYLIFEYLERDPPYSREPLADKILDLAFRFPELLTLGSCDILSSSWISVAWYPIYRIPTGPTLKDLDACFLTYHDLCPPVGGSQRQTQKPLPSETDNVHRMSLPVSGLASYKFKGSLWTPSGGHERQLASTLFQRADNLLRQLQVSHPDFQFFSR; encoded by the exons ATGTTGGGTACTGGCTTGAACTTCGGGCGCGCTCGCGGAGAGGATCGGTTCTATTCTCCGGCGAAGGCTCGCCGGCCGTTTCACACCATGGAGAACGATAAGCTGCGTAGGGCCCACAGCGATGTCACCGGGAGAGACAAATCGGTGGATTTGGGTAACCGGGTACCGGAGAACCGGGTCGGGTCGGATGAGGAGGAGGCGAAGAAGAGTGGCGCGGTGCCTTCGTGTGAACCGGTCGTGACCCGGTTGAGTAATCTGGAGCGGTTCTTGCAGGCGATCACGCCCTCTGTGCCTGCTCAGTATCTTCCTAAG AGGACGACGAGAGGACTTAGGGCGTGCGATGAGGAGTCTCAGCCCTACTTTGTTCTTGGTGATTTGTGGGAGTCCTTCCGCGAGTGGAGTGCGTATGGCGCTGGAGTTCCGCTTGTACTGAATGACAAAGATAGCGTTGTCCAGTATTACGTTCCTTATCTCTCTGGAATCCAAATTTACTCCCAGAATGTGAAGCCAACTGTAAAGTCAAG GCAACTTGGGGAGGATAGTGACAGTGATTTCAGGGACTCTAGTAGTGATGGTAGCAGTGATTGTGAGCCTCTACATGGAAGGGGATTGAAATACATGAGGGAGCAAAGAAATCTTCCCTATCTGTCGGATGAAGTACCTCAACGGATGAGTAGATTATCTTTGAGAGACCAGAATTCCCTTCCTCAAGATGGGTTTTCTAGTGATGATGGAGATTCTGTCAATCCTCAGGGTTATTTGATTTTTGAGTATCTTGAACGTGACCCTCCATACAGCCGCGAGCCTTTGGCTGATAAG ATACTGGACCTTGCTTTTCGTTTCCCTGAATTGTTGACCCTTGGAAGTTGTGATATACTATCATCAAGTTGGATATCTGTAGCCTG GTATCCAATTTACAGGATACCAACTGGTCCAACATTAAAAGATTTGGATGCTTGTTTTCTGACATACCATGATCTCTGTCCACCTGTGGGAG gTTCACAAAGGCAGACTCAGAAGCCACTTCCTTCTGAGACGGATAATGTCCATAGAATGTCTTTACCTGTTTCTGGGCTTGCTTCATACAAGTTCAAAGGATCTCTGTGGACTCCTAGTGGTGGACATGAACGCCAACTAGCTAGCACTCTTTTTCAGCGGGCCGATAACTTGTTAAGACAGCTTCAAGTCAGTCACCCAGATTTCCAGTTTTTTAGCCGTTGA